One region of Wyeomyia smithii strain HCP4-BCI-WySm-NY-G18 chromosome 3, ASM2978416v1, whole genome shotgun sequence genomic DNA includes:
- the LOC129731812 gene encoding protein-S-isoprenylcysteine O-methyltransferase yields MLCYEGKLSLYCFSSAVFCLVLLLVFFDLGVFSEPIEFWGRASLLGIYYLALNVVIRLKFASKDYQVAVRATFLGAVFTLGVIIFQSCDEKYKSFGIYTALMAGFHYSEYLGIAFCNPKTLSPDSFILNHSIHYALAAAASWVEFFVEVHYFPEMKTHRILWLIGLSLCLTGEVLRKLAMITASKNFSHIVQFERHQGHELVTTGVYSLMRHPSYVGWFWWSIGTQVVLDNPVCFVIYTIASWKFFHDRIFMEEITLLNFFGEDYYKYQQRVPTGLPFIRGFKVEL; encoded by the exons ATGCTTTGTTACGAGGGCAAATTAAGTTTGTACTGTTTCTCCAGTGCAGTCTTCTGCCTAGTGCTCCTTCTGGTGTTCTTCGATTTGGGAGTGTTTTCGGAACCGATCGAGTTCTGGGGCCGTGCTTCACTGCTGGGCATTTACTATCTAGCATTAAATGTTGTCATCCGATTGAAGTTTGCTTCCAAAGATTATCAG GTCGCCGTCCGTGCTACTTTCCTGGGTGCCGTCTTCACCCTCGGTGTCATCATCTTCCAAAGTTGCGATGAAAAATACAAATCGTTTGGTATATACACCGCCCTGATGGCCGGATTTCACTACTCCGAGTACCTGGGAATCGCATTCTGCAACCCAAAAACCCTTTCGCCGGATTCCTTTATTCTGAACCATTCGATACACTATGCGCTTGCTGCGGCCGCAAGCTGGGTGGAGTTCTTCGTGGAGGTGCATTATTTTCCAG AAATGAAAACGCATCGAATACTTTGGCTGATAGGGCTGAGTCTATGCTTGACAGGCGAAGTTCTGCGGAAGTTAGCTATGATTACAGCGAGCAAAAATTTCAGTCATATC GTTCAATTTGAACGACATCAAGGGCATGAGTTGGTTACTACTGGAGTTTATAGCTTGATGAGGCATCCTTCGTATGTGGGATGGTTTTGGTGGTCCATTGGAACACAG GTCGTTCTCGACAATCCGGTGTGCTTCGTGATCTACACCATCGCCAGCTGGAAGTTCTTCCACGATCGTATCTTCATGGAGGAGATCACACTGTTGAACTTTTTCGGCGAAGACTACTACAAGTATCAGCAGCGCGTCCCAACGGGACTACCCTTCATCCGGGGTTTCAAGGTAGAGCTGTGA
- the LOC129731811 gene encoding coiled-coil domain-containing protein 63, whose translation MSSQPKMASEVGAAEQYEMEQLAEAETQRLQKLLRTLEIERASFLDAKNKSLRKYRANVRLLEKEKQQLQLQLDCEENGVHSKRETELESVLETSYEKQKQMNQALKAKKGALREIEGHIKKIHREIAEIRKSEVTDVRYNETIAKAQHSVKKLENRLDVVNKKAGVAMAENSQLRQTIDHMLTERATFNIMWDKLVNKLNEGKRYMMELIDQASSAYDTREELCTKLQILKDKGQSEKMAHVQEMRELQRKLDHDAKLQEFLGIKGQCRSNAELEEREEQKRQKMLENLEKQYAEYEQIMTRIMSFSGEDDIDRLVAKFIKKEEENFALFNYVNELSHEVETLTESVQVLQDKITEQIAINESKEHSQDDNIDALRQEEQDSKEAADAALEIKQVWAVKLDELLRTAERIYKLLHCDEAPILNLLNTERQVTLNNAKLFLGIIERRVANMISNVNYVEPTSKILGRKDRVPNFNVKDSAKIRIEETNRDLGH comes from the exons ATGTCCAGCCAACCGAAGATGGCCTCGGAGGTGGGAGCTGCCGAGCAGTACGAAATGGAGCAACTGGCCGAGGCGGAAACTCAGCGGCTGCAGAAGCTTCTACGCACGCTAGAAATCGAGCGAGCATCGTTCTTGGACGCGAAAAACAAGTCCTTACGCAAGTATCGTGCCAATGTGCGTCTGCTGGAGAAGGAGAAACAACAGCTGCAACTGCAGCTGGACTGCGAAGAGAACGGTGTCCATTCGAAACGAGAAACCGAATTGGAGTCGGTGCTTGAAACGAGCTACGAGAAGCAGAAACAAATGAATCAAGCTTTGAAGGCGAAAAAGGGAGCACTTCGAGAGATAGAGGGGCATATTAAGAAAATTCACCGAGAGATAGCGGAGATCCGGAAAAGCGAGGTGACCGATGTGCGATACAATGAGACAATTGCGAAGGCTCAACATTCGGTTAAGAAACTGGAAAATCGGCTGGATGTGGTTAACAAAAAGGCAGGAGTGGCGATGGCTGAGAACTCTCAACTGAGGCAGACGATTGATCACATGTTGACAGAGAGAGCCACCTTTAACATTATGTGGGACAAGTTGGTCAATAAACTGAACGAAGGCAAACGCTACATGATGGAACTTATCGATCAGGCTTCATCGGCTTATGACACAAGAGAGGAACTTTGCACAAAGCTGCAGATTTTGAAGGACAAAGGACAGAGCGAAAAGATGGCGCACGTGCAAGAGATGCGCGAGTTGCAGCGTAAACTCGATCACGATGCTAAGCTGCAGGAGTTTCTGGGGATTAAAGGACAGTGTCGGTCGAACGCGGAGCTGGAAGAACGCGAGGAACAGAAAAGGCAGAAAATGCTGGAGAATCTGGAGAAGCAGTATGCTGAGTATGAGCAGATTATGACGCGCATTATGTCCTTCTCCGGAGAGGACGACATCGATCGGCTGGTGGCGAAGTTCATCAAAAAAGAAGAAGAGAACTTTGCACTTTTCAACTACGTGAACGAGCTTAGCCACGAGGTGGAGACACTAACGGAGAGCGTGCAGGTGTTGCAGGATAAAATTA CTGAACAAATTGCCATCAATGAGTCCAAGGAGCACTCGCAGGACGACAACATCGATGCACTGCGCCAGGAGGAGCAGGATAGTAAAGAAGCGGCGGACGCCGCTTTGGAAATCAAGCAAGTATGGGCCGTCAAGCTGGATGAATTGCTGCGAACAGCCGAAAGGATCTACAA ATTACTCCACTGTGACGAAGCACCGATCCTGAACCTGCTGAACACCGAACGCCAGGTGACGCTAAACAATGCCAAACTCTTCCTCGGCATCATCGAGCGCCGGGTGGCCAATATGATCAGCAATGTCAACTATGTGGAACCGACCAGCAAAATCCTGGGCCGGAAGGATCGGGTGCCCAACTTCAACGtcaaagattcggccaaaattcGGATCGAAGAGACTAATCGAGATTTAGGACATTGA